Part of the Pseudodesulfovibrio hydrargyri genome is shown below.
GCCCATGTTCACGGCCAGCAGAGTCAGGATCATCATCGGGAAGGGGGCCACCTGGAAGACCGGGGCCGGGATGGACGGGAAGAGCTCCTGGAGGTAGATGCCCGAGACCTGTAGGGCGGCGAAGAAGAACGCGCCCAGCGCGGTGCGCACCGGGTGCCAGCCGCCGAAGATGACGATGGCCAGGGCGATCCAGCCCGCGCCCTCGCATCCCTGGGGCCTGCCCCAGCCGGGCTTCACGGCCAGGGAGTACGCGCCCCCGGCCAGCCCCACCAGGGCCCCGCCCGCCAGACAGTAGCACAGCCGCACCAACCGCACGCGGATGCCGCGTCCGAACGCCGCGCGCGGGGATTCGCCCACGGCCCGCAGACGCATGCCGCCCTCGGTGCGGTACATCCACCACCAGCTAAAGGCGATGGCCGCCAGGCTCAGGTAGACCACCGGGGACTGGGAACCGAAGATCAGCCCGACGAAGGGAGTCTTGCCGAGGCCCGGGACGGTCCACAGGCCGAGGTCCGGCCCGGGCTGGCGGGAAAAGTTGTGGCCCAGGAAGTAGGCCAGGTCGCGGGACAGCAAGGTCAGGATGAAGCCCACGGCCAGCTGGGACTGGCCGAGAAAGATGCCGATCACGCCGAGCGCGCCCGCGATGGCCGCGCCCACGGCCGCGCCCGCGGCCATGCCGAGCCACGGGGAATCGAAGGTGGCCGAGCAGGCGAAGGCGGCCATGGCCGAGAGCAGGATGGAGCCGTCCAGGGACAGGTTGATGATGCCCGCCTTCTCGGTCAGGGTCTCGCCGAGGGTGGCCAGCACCAGCGGCGCTCCGGCCATCAATATGGCGGCGATGGTCAGGGCGAAGGTGTCCATCAATCCGCCTCCTTGCGTTGCCTGAGCCACAGCCGCAGGCCCTGGACGATGAACAGGGACAGAACCATGACGCCCTGGATCACGCCGGACAGGGAGGAGTCCAGGTTCAGCTGCAGCGGCAGCTGGATGGAGCCCACGTTGAGCACGGCGAAGAACAGGCAGATGAACGGGACCAGGGACAGGCGGAACGAGGCCATCATGCTGACCAGCAGGGCGGTGTAGCCGTAGCCGGACGAGATGTTCGGCAGCAGCCGGTGGTAGACGCTCAGGACCTGGGTGGCCCCGGCCAGCCCGGCCAGGCCGCCGCAGAGCATGAAGGCCTGGAGCAGTCGGCGGCGCGGTCCCAGGGCGAACAGGGTGGCCGCCTTGGGGTTCTCGCCCACGGCGCGCATCTTCAGTCCCCACTTGGTCCGGTGGAGCAGGATGTAGACCAGGACCACGGCCGCGCAGGCCAGGACCAGCCCCACCCAGCTGACGGACAGGTTGCCGAGCCTGGGCAGCCACAGGGAGATGTCCAGCGGCTTGGTCCCGGACATGGAGGCCACGCCGGGCCGCTTCCACGGGCCGAAGATGAGCCACAGGGTCACGCCCAGGGCCACGAAGTTCAGCCCCAGGCCGGAAAAGATTTCGTGCACCCGGCCGAAGACGCGCAGCAGCCCGGCCAGCAGGGCCCAGAACGCGCCGCCCGCCACCGATGCGGCCAGGGCCAGGAGGATCACCCCGGTCCCGCCGCCGTCCTCGAAGGGGCGCAGGGCCGCGGTGCAGAAGATGGCCCCCATGATGACCTGTCCCTCCACGCCGATGTTCCACAGCCGGGCCGTGAACGGGATGAGCAGTCCGGCGGAGCAGAGGGTCAGGGGCACCCAGCCGGCCAGCACTCGGCCGACCTTGGACCAGGAACTGACCCCGCCCTTGAAGAGCACGTAGATGGTCTCAAGCGGCGGTGCCCCGGCGGGCCAGGCCACGATCACGGTCAGGAGCAGGGCCAGGAGCAGGGCCAGGGCGAGCCAGCCTATCTGGGCCAGGAGGGAATCGCGGTTCATGCCGCCGCCTCCTTGAGCTCGTCGTACTTCTTGCCGGCCATGAGCGCGCCGACCACCTCCATGGAGATGTCGTCGCCCTCGACCACGGCGGCCAGGGTCCGGTCATAGAAGACGATGACCCGGTGGCTGTGCTCGAGCACCTCCTCCAGGTCCGGGGAAAAGAATATCAACGTGGCTCCGTCCGCGCAGCGCCGTTTCAGGTGGTTCCAGACCTGCCGGGCCGAGCCCGCGTCCAGGCCGCGCGTGGGGTGCTCCATGAGCAGCAGCTTCGTCTCGTCCGGGATGAGCGAGAGCAGCAGCCGCTGCTGGTTGCCGCCGGACAGTTCCACGGAGCGGGTCTCCGGGTGGGCCTGGAGGTTGAAGCGGTCCACGCACTGGGAACGGTAGAAACCGGCCAGGTCGCCGTCCCGGTCCGGAAAGGCCAGGGTGATGTGCTCCATGAGGTTCAGGTCCGGGAACAGGGCCAGCCCCAGCCGGTCGGCGGGCACGAACTGGACCCCGGCCCGGCGCAGGGCGTTGAAGTCGTTGGTGGCGAAGGGCGCGCCGTCCAGGTCGAACGCGCCGCCGGGCATGCGGTCCA
Proteins encoded:
- a CDS encoding ABC transporter permease: MDTFALTIAAILMAGAPLVLATLGETLTEKAGIINLSLDGSILLSAMAAFACSATFDSPWLGMAAGAAVGAAIAGALGVIGIFLGQSQLAVGFILTLLSRDLAYFLGHNFSRQPGPDLGLWTVPGLGKTPFVGLIFGSQSPVVYLSLAAIAFSWWWMYRTEGGMRLRAVGESPRAAFGRGIRVRLVRLCYCLAGGALVGLAGGAYSLAVKPGWGRPQGCEGAGWIALAIVIFGGWHPVRTALGAFFFAALQVSGIYLQELFPSIPAPVFQVAPFPMMILTLLAVNMGRVGWVQDIVRRHPFLKALSRGWSIEAPAALGQDFDPKKGL
- a CDS encoding ABC transporter permease, with translation MNRDSLLAQIGWLALALLLALLLTVIVAWPAGAPPLETIYVLFKGGVSSWSKVGRVLAGWVPLTLCSAGLLIPFTARLWNIGVEGQVIMGAIFCTAALRPFEDGGGTGVILLALAASVAGGAFWALLAGLLRVFGRVHEIFSGLGLNFVALGVTLWLIFGPWKRPGVASMSGTKPLDISLWLPRLGNLSVSWVGLVLACAAVVLVYILLHRTKWGLKMRAVGENPKAATLFALGPRRRLLQAFMLCGGLAGLAGATQVLSVYHRLLPNISSGYGYTALLVSMMASFRLSLVPFICLFFAVLNVGSIQLPLQLNLDSSLSGVIQGVMVLSLFIVQGLRLWLRQRKEAD